The Oryza glaberrima chromosome 9, OglaRS2, whole genome shotgun sequence genome includes a window with the following:
- the LOC127784039 gene encoding protein SCO1 homolog 2, mitochondrial has translation MLTPRVLKLSLLRRLGAASAARAAERPPPCRPRVFPARSNHSRGYSSEGGSKYNRPMRQFAEENEANPQPLIYYVVPSALLVFAGLVTFVHYNDEKRAVTQEAQQTSVPKRCTTNRPAIGGPFKLYDTENNEVTESKLRGNWTLMYFGYTSCPDIGPAEVQKMADVVKLLESKYGTKITPLFITIDPQRDSPAQLKAYLSEFDPRIIGLTGSINAVRQIAQEYRVFFKKVDDIGQDYLVESSHNMYLLDPCLETARCFGAEYEASDLAEAITLEIQKASKSSTN, from the exons ATGCTGACCCCGCGCGTCCTCAAGCTCtcgctgctccgccgcctcggcgccgcctccgccgcccgcgcggccGAGCGGCCTCCGCCGTGCCGTCCCAG AGTGTTTCCTGCGAGGAGTAATCATTCTCGAGGTTATTCCAGTGAAGGAGGCTCCAAGTATAATAGGCCAATGAGACAATTTGCTGAAGAGAATGAGGCGAATCCTCAGCCGCTGATATATTATGTTGTT CCATCTGCTCTACTAGTTTTTGCTGGACTAGTCACTTTTGTTCACTATAATGATGAGAAGCGTGCAGTTACCCAAG AAGCACAGCAGACCAGTGTTCCCAAAAGGTGTACTACCAATAGACCTGCAATTGGAGGGCCATTTAAGCTATATGATACAGAAAACAATGAGGTGACTGAATCAAAGCTTCGAGGAAATTGGACACTGATGTACTTTGGCTATACATCATGCCCAGATATTGGCCCAGCAGAAGTTCAGAAGATGGCTGATGTTGTCAAGTTGTTAG AGTCAAAATATGGCACCAAGATTACACCACTCTTTATCACAATTGATCCTCAACGTGATTCACCTGCTCAGCTTAAGGCATATCTTAGTG AGTTTGACCCAAGAATAATAGGACTAACGGGATCCATCAATGCAGTAAGACAGATTGCACAGGAATACCGTGTTTTCTTCAAAAAGGTTGATGACATTGGTCAGGACTATCTTGTAGAAAGCTCTCATAACAT GTACTTGCTAGATCCATGCTTGGAGACAGCACGATGCTTTggagctgagtatgaggcatcTGATCTTGCTGAGGCGATAACTTTGGAGATCCAGAAAGCTTCTAAATCATCAACAAACTAG
- the LOC127785364 gene encoding succinate dehydrogenase [ubiquinone] iron-sulfur subunit 2, mitochondrial, with protein MMLRRTLPRLASAKDGGGGGFADGHFPSLRGHPAARANARDAAEKQAALAAKEEIRDHRRGDAAAASPAPSTVKEFRVYRWSPDAPSRRPHLQSYHVDLATCGPMVLDVLQKIKAEHDATLAFRRSCREGICGSCSMCIDGVNTVACLRPVDTDTSSATTVTPLPHMYVVRDLVVDLTGFYQQYKSVEPWLKRKTKTKTETTEHAQSPEERKRLDGLYECILCACCSAACPSYWWNAEAFLGPAALLHAYRWVSDSRDEYAAERVQALAEGWDKLYRCRMIKSCTATCPKSLDPAAAISAMKTLHQLGKP; from the coding sequence ATGATGCTGCGGAGGACGCTGCCGAGGCTGGCCTCGgcgaaggacggcggcggcggcggcttcgccgACGGCCACTTCCCCTCCCTCCGCGGccaccccgccgcgcgcgccaacGCGCGGGACGCCGCCGAGAAGCAGGCGGCGCTGGCTGCGAAGGAGGAGATCAGGGACCACCGgcgcggcgacgccgcggcggcgtcgccggcgccgtcgacggtGAAGGAGTTCCGGGTGTACCGGTGGAGCCCGGACGCCCCCTCGCGGCGGCCGCACCTGCAGTCGTACCACGTCGACCTCGCCACATGCGGTCCCATGGTGCTGGACGTCCTGCAGAAGATCAAGGCGGAGCACGACGCGACGCTAGCATTCCGGCGGTCGTGCCGGGAGGGCATCTGCGGGTCGTGCTCCATGTGCATCGACGGGGTGAACACCGTGGCGTGCCTCAGGCCCGTGGACACCGACACCTCGTCGGCCACGACGGTGACGCCGCTGCCCCACATGTACGTCGTCAGGGACCTCGTCGTCGACCTCACCGGCTTCTACCAGCAGTACAAGTCGGTGGAGCCGTGGCtgaagaggaagacgaagacgaagacggaGACGACGGAGCACGCGCAGTcgccggaggagaggaagaggctgGACGGGCTGTACGAGTGCATCCTGTGCGCGTGCTGCAGCGCGGCGTGCCCGTCCTACTGGTGGAACGCGGAGGCGTTCCTGgggccggcggcgctgctgcacGCGTACCGGTGGGTGTCAGACAGCCGCGACGAGTACGCGGCGGAGCGGGTGCAGGCGCTGGCGGAGGGGTGGGACAAGCTCTACCGCTGCCGGATGATCAAGAGCTGCACGGCCACCTGCCCCAAGAGcctcgaccccgccgccgccatctccgccatGAAGACCCTGCACCAGCTCGGCAAGCCATGA